The bacterium genome includes a region encoding these proteins:
- a CDS encoding type I site-specific deoxyribonuclease, producing the protein DKLKFEVQKSLNETQMLFDSLMQEYFG; encoded by the coding sequence TCGACAAATTGAAATTTGAAGTTCAAAAATCACTTAATGAGACTCAAATGCTATTTGATTCATTAATGCAAGAGTATTTTGGCTAA